The region ATATTTGAAGAGTACCATAAAGAGATATTTAAGTAATTTCAAGGCCACATATAATCATAGGAATATCATCCCCAAGCAGCATTATCTTGTTCACTTGCCAACACAGATGCTTAACTTTGGTCCCTTGATTAGATGTTGGTGCATGAGATTTGAAGCAAAACATGCTTATTTCAAAGATCTGGCTaagaaaatcagaaattttaaaaatctttcCTATTCACTAGCAACAAGAAACCAACAAATGGAGTCTGCAAACTTTATACAGATAGGTGATAACCAGCCAGACATGCATCCATGGTCTAAAGATGACATCCGATTTGGAAACTACACAGTGCTTCATGGCAATCATGCAGTTGATGCAGAGATTTATGTGTCACGGTGCTTTGACATTCATCTAGATTTACATGTTCAATCTATTTTTCAGTGCAACCAGATTGAAATATATGGGACAAAATATAAACCAGGCCTCAATAATTTCCTTTTATTTGCCCTTGATGATGCAGGTTTTCCACAATTTGGttgcttgaaaaaaatttgGTTCATTGAAGACAATGGCTGTTACTTTGTGATGGAGGTTTTTAACACCATAAgctttaatgaaaatttaaatgcattcaaGATTGAAGCTCAAGAGCTTGCCAGTGGCTATGAGATAGCTAGTCACTCACAGTTAAAAGATCATCATGTATATCACTCTTATAGACGTTCAAATGAACGGTTTGTTGTTACCAGGGCAAATATTCTTgcatgtcagtgattaaaagtCTAGCCTTAAGCACTCTAATCAGAACCAACAATAACCTACATGATATC is a window of Montipora foliosa isolate CH-2021 chromosome 5, ASM3666993v2, whole genome shotgun sequence DNA encoding:
- the LOC138002309 gene encoding uncharacterized protein, whose protein sequence is MHIFLEGILEYEIKIFLNYLIKDQQVITLDKLNYEIKHFPLGNTDEKNRPILIKEGDLDKKSSSNLGQTASRMWPFVLENCVNVLSPQWRRESEISRASILYLKSTIKRYLSNFKATYNHRNIIPKQHYLVHLPTQMLNFGPLIRCWCMRFEAKHAYFKDLAKKIRNFKNLSYSLATRNQQMESANFIQIGDNQPDMHPWSKDDIRFGNYTVLHGNHAVDAEIYVSRCFDIHLDLHVQSIFQCNQIEIYGTKYKPGLNNFLLFALDDAGFPQFGCLKKIWFIEDNGCYFVMEVFNTISFNENLNAFKIEAQELASGYEIASHSQLKDHHVYHSYRRSNERFVVTRANILACQ